One Salmo trutta chromosome 12, fSalTru1.1, whole genome shotgun sequence genomic region harbors:
- the LOC115203484 gene encoding transmembrane gamma-carboxyglutamic acid protein 4, producing the protein MAMLLHLFILYQLLPCGNFACMRKLLHTTGTEDQSKEVFVQEEQANAFLGRHLLANRFDFELFTPGNLERECFEEVCNYEEAREVFENVPQTDDFWKKYTEDEHTRPSRLDVTALLVGLIAAGVAVVIFGLLVWYFCKGSCKDNLSRAGSVRVRPRRSNASLIMRRLDEVSLQPVLLPPPEEIDPPGLPSYEDAIGKTGTHDAPPPPYPGSQPGSIRR; encoded by the exons ATGGCGATGCTTTTGCATTTATTCATACTGTATCAACTGCTTCCCTGTGGAAACTTTGCTTGTATGAGAAAGTTATTACACACCACAGGGACAGAGGACCAGTCAAAAGAAG TTTTCGTGCAAGAGGAGCAGGCAAATGCATTCTTAGGACGCCATCTATTGGCCAACCGATTTGACTTTGAGCTCTTCACTCCTGGGAATTTGGAGAGGGAGTGCTTTGAAGAAGTCTGCAACTATGAGGAAGCACGAGAGGTCTTTGAAAATGTCCCTCAGACT GATGACTTCTGGAAAAAGTACACAGAGG ATGAGCACACGCGGCCTTCGCGGCTGGATGTGACTGCCCTGCTTGTGGGTCTGATCGCGGCAGGGGTGGCCGTCGTCATCTTCGGCCTGTTGGTCTGGTACTTCTGCAAGGGGAGTTGTAAGGATAACCTCTCACGTGCCGG CTCTGTTAGGGTGCGTCCAAGGCGCAGTAATGCCTCGCTGATCATGCGGAGACTGGATGAGGTCTCTCTGCAGCCCGTGCTCCTACCCCCGCCGGAGGAAATTGACCCCCCAGGCCTGCCCTCCTATGAGGACGCCATCGGCAAAACCGGAACGCACGACGCCCCACCTCCTCCTTACCCTGg GTCTCAACCTGGAAGTATTCGACGATAG